The Ignavibacteria bacterium genome includes the window GCGGTACTTTCAGGTTTAACCGCTCTAACTGGCCCGGAGGTGCAGTCATCATTTATTTCATCCATTATAACAGCTTTAAGGTTCTTTTCGGCAATGCGGCCTGCCAGGTCTGCCTGAGTCAGGGCCACAGATACACGGGCATTACGGATCATATAATTTATTCTTTCATCCGGGTATTCCGGATCCAGCGGTATATATGAACAGCCTGCCTTAAAGATTCCTAGTATTCCAGCAATTACGTCTATTGATCTTCTGCTGTAAATTCCGACAGGAGTTTCCGCAGGAAGATTTATCATCTCTAGCCGGCGTTTAATTTTGTCGGCAAGGCAGTTGAGCCGGCTGTAAGTAATTTCCTTGCCGTTAATTGCGACAGCTACAGCCCCGGGGTTTATCTTTACGCGTTCTTCAAATAATTCATGTATAAGAAGCTTCTCATGGAAGTTATTATTTGCTGAATTCCACATATTTACAAGGGCATTTCTTTCAGTTTTAGAAATAAGCGAGATCTCGTTTATTCTTTTAGCCGGGTTTTCAGCTATTTCAGTCAAAAGGTGCTGGAAATGTTCTGCCATCTGTCTAATTGTACTTTTCCCGAACAGGTCGGTATTGAACTGAAAAGATGCCGAGAGTGAATCTGCTTTTTCAACGATGCTGAGCGTGAGGTCAAATTGGGCTACTTTCTGCTCTATATAGTAAGACTCCATTTTTAGACCGCCTATATTAATTTTAGCTCCGGAGTCGGATAGAATAAACCCGGCCAGGCCCAGTTCTTTAAGGAGGTGGGGTCTTTCCAGGACAAACATCACGTCAAAGAAAGGCGAGCGGCTGGCACCCCTGTAGTGCTGCATTTTTTCAACGAGCAGCGAGAAGGGGTAATCCTGATGGTCCAGGGCTTCGAGGACAACCTTTCTTAGGTTGTGCAGGTACTCTTTAAAAGAAGTGCCTTCATTAATGCGGCTTCTAATGACCATTGAATTGACGAAGTAGCCAACGATATTTTCCAGTTCCGAATGGTTTCTTCCGGCAGCAGGAGAACCGAGTATGATTTCATCCTGGTGTGTGTATTTTGACAAGAGTATATTAAATGCCGCCAAAAGGACAATGTAAAGGGTTGAATTTTCGTCGCGTACAATTGTCTTCAGCCTGTTGGTAATTTTGTTATTTATCTGGAAAGAGAGTACGGCGCCGTTATAGGTTTTTATGGGAGGGCGGGCCTTATCTACCGGAAGGTTCAGTACGGGCAATGTGCCCGAGAGCTGATGTTTCCAGAAATCAAGGCTTTTCCTTCCTTCCGGTCCCTCGAGGAATGTTTTCTGCCAGTTAGCGAAGTCGGTATACTGAAGGTCGATATGCTCCAGTTCAGGTTTTTCCCCTCTTTTAATAGCAGGATAGATCATTCTTAGGTCGGAGAGCATAATAACAATTGACCACAAGTCGACGGCAATATGGTGGAAATTCATGAGGAGTATATGTTCATTATCTTTTGTCTCAAAAAGGTGTACCTTAAAGACAGGTCCCAGGCTCAGGTCAAACGGTGTATGGGCCTGGATTATGATTTTTTCCTTTAGTTCGTTTTCATTCCATTGCCTTGCATCAACTTTTGTAAAATAGTTTAAGCCTCCCACCTGAATTTTCTGCAAAGGTTCCTTAGAGTCGTGTATGTATAAAGTTCTAAGCGAGGAATGTCTTTCAATAATGAAGTCAAAAGATTTCTTCAGGGCGTCAACGTCGAGTCCTGACTGGATCCGGGCGGCGAAGAACACATTATATGCGGCATTGCCGGGTTCCAGCTGCTGCATGAACCAGAGTGATTTTTGTCCATATGACAGGATGCTTTCTTCCCTCTTTTCCATAAGGGGGATAATCTGAGCGGCAGGATTGCTTTTATTTGACATCTGCTCAAGTATTTTATAAGACAGCTTAGAGAAAGTGGAGTTTTGAAAAATTTCGGATAATGAGATATTAATTCCAAGTTTTGCTTCGATATCATTTTTCAATTCCACCATCATGAGTGAGTCCATTCCAAAGCTAGAAATAGATCTGCCCGGGGAGATATTCTGCAGTTCGATTTTCATGATTGATGAAAGGGAGTTAAGGAGCCATCTACCGATATTGTTTATATCGGGATTATCTTTAATGTTCGAGGCGAGGTCCAAAGCCTCTTCCTCATTATAGCAATTATTAATTACGGATATGCCGGAGAGTTTGCTTTCTTTTATGATATTAAGGGAATCGGATAAGTATTGTTTTTTAATTTCCTGACGCTGGATTTTTCCGCTGGAAGTTTTTGCAATAGTTTTAGCCTTTATGAGAACGATTGAATAAGCCAAGATTTCATGTTCCTCATTAACCGTTCCTCTGATCTTTTCAACAATCTGGTCCAGGTCGTGTTCCCCGGCTGAAATTTCCTGTACTATAACCAGACGTTCTTCGGCTGCCTCCTCGATTGAAAATGCCGCCACACAGGAAGCTCTCAAAGCCGGGTGGGACTTTTCCACGGTAAGCTCAATATCCTGTGGATAGTAATTCTTTCCTCTGATAATGATCAGGTCTTTTAGTCTTCCCGTAACAAAAAGTTCGCCGTTTTCATTCATGAAACCGAGGTCACCGGATCTTAAGAACGGGCCTTCCTTTGTATCGGAAGTAAAAGCATGGAAAGTATCATCTGTTACATCCTTTTTCTTCCAGTATCCATTTGCAACACTCGGCCCGGAAATCCAGATTTCGCCGATTTCACCGAGGGGGCATTTTCTTCCTGTTTCAGGGTCAACAATAACCACCCCAAGGTTGCCGGCAGCCTTGCCGCATCCGACGAGTTTCAATTTTGAGTCGTCGTTTACGGCATTTTTAGAAGGTATATTTCCCTGGAGTGATTTTTTATCAAAAGTTTCGATAACCGGAGGCGTGTTATAACTTTTTCCTGTTACCATTAAAGTTGTTTCGGCCATACCGTAGCAAGGGAAAAAAGCCTCTTTACGGAACCCCGCGGATTTGAAGGTATTTGAGAAATTCTCAATAGTTTCGGCACGGACGGGTTCGGCTGCAGTAAATGCAATATTCCATCTGCTGAGGTTAAGGCTATCGATCTGTTCGGGGGAGAGTTTTCTCATGCAGAGTTCGTAAGCAAAATTTGGCCCCCCGCTTACAACTGATTTATCTTTAATGGAAGAGATGATCTGGAGCCACTTCATAGGCCAGCCCAGAAATGAGATAGGAGACATAAGGCTGGCATGAATGCCCGAAAAAACGGGTTGGAGCACTCCGCCGATGAGCCCCATATCGTGATAAAACGGAAGCCAGAGGACGACTTCCATAGCATCGGGATTGACTCTGAATGCATTTTTTATGAGTGCAGAGTTATGGATAAGGTTACCGTGGCTTACAATAACCCCTTTCGGGGAGCCGGTTGAGCCTGAAGTGTACTGAAGGAAAGCAGTCTCGCCGGGCAGGATATGAAGTTCCTTATAGCTGCCGCATTCTGCAGATTCGAGGGAGTCGGTAGCAATCCAGGATAGGCTGCTAATTTCAGCTGCAGCCGAAGATTCATTCCATTTTTTCATTGCCCTGTTAGCCAGTGTGGTCTGCGGCAGGCGCCCGAAGTAGACCTGCATGAGGGATTTAATTTTTTCTGTAGTCAGCACCAGTGATGCCTCAGCGTCCTTTGAAATAACTTCCAGTCTGGGCAGGGAGCGTTCCAGTGCAGCAGGGCTGGGCGGATATGCCGGTACAGCGATGATGCCAGCATAAAGGCACCCGAAAAATCCCGCAATATACTCCAGGCCGGGTGGATACAAAAGGAGGGCTCTTTCCCCTTTCATGTTGAGGGATTGCAGGCAGGCGGCTATCAGCCTGGCTTTACGGTCCAGTTCGGCATAAGAGATGCTTTCCTGGACGGTATCCTTTTCGGATAAGAAAGTAAAGATTTTTTTATTGCCTGAATGTTCCGCGTGGTGTTTAAGAATATCAACGAAGGTATAAGACTTCAGATTCTGATGAGGGAATTCCTTCATTTTGTAATTCATAAATGTCCCAAAAATTATTTATAAATTCAGCAAAGCATAGTCATCAAACCGTACAAACATTATAATCAAGTACTTCAGATACATAATCACCGGATCCCGGGGACCGGGGCCAATATAAACACGACAAATGGAAGAGCAAACCATGTGTTATGATAATAATTTTATTTCAAGTTAGCCAATAAAGTAAACGTCCGGTTACATTTTGTAGTAAACGGTTACTTTTCACAAATAAAAGGTTCTCCGTACCGGCATCGGAATGCCGGAAGGGGCTTAAGTTTATTTTTTTGAAGTATTCAGGAGTGCTCTTAGTTTGGTACTATATCTTCTGCTGATAATGAAGGGTTCGCTAACATCCTGGAGGTAGACGCGGAAGGAGTGGTTAAACCACTTTTCTACTTTTTTGACAAAGTCCAGGTTAATTATTGTAGAGCGGTGGATTCTGAGGAAGACCTTTGGAGGGAGAGTTTTTTCCCATTCTTTGAGGAGTTTCTGCACCAGGAGGTGTCTGGCGTCAGTAGTATAGACATTGCTATATTCTTCGGCAGCGGTAATAAAGACAATATTGCTGATTTTGATGATTTCTGGGTGGTTTCCGACCATAAGGAAGAGGCGGTCGTCGCTGGAAAGTTTTCTGAATGAGTTATTTTTAGAGTTATTGCGTTTTGATGAGTTTTCCTGTTTTTCGAGTATCCGGTCCACTTTCTTGAGTCTTGTTTCAATAATTTTGAGCAGGTGGCCGGATCTGACGGGTTTAATGAGGAAGTCGTCTACTCCCAGGTCCATAGCGCGGCGGAATTCCTCCAGGCCGGATTTGCCGGAGGCAAAGAATATGAAAGGGATGGCGGCGGTTTCGGGGTAGCGGTTCAGTTCCTCAAAGACAGAGTAGCCGTCGGGCTCAGAGATTTCGGTGCTGCAGATAATAAGGTCGGGCATAATGAGTCTGGCAATTTTAATTATTTCCCTGCCATTTTCCGCAGTAGAAGCTTTATAGCCGAAATCTTCCAAGAGTTCGCGGATATAATTACAATAGCCGGCGTCGCTTTCAATCAGTAGAATTTTTTTCATTACATCCTTACCTTGTCAGCCTGTCAAAATCAAAAATAGTTTTAGGCGCAGAACACCGCAGAGCATTAAAATGAAAACGATTGCCTATTAAAAGCAGGATTTACATTTCAAAAAGTAATGAACAGACCTCCTCTCAAAATAAAAGGAAGAGTAAAGCGGCAGAATTTTCTTCCCCAAAGTGTCTCTTTTAATATATAGTCTTAAAAGCAAAGATTGTCAATATGATGCGATGGCCCGATGACCCGAGTCACAGCCGGGCTACAGAATTAAGGCATTTATCTTCTAAGTTCAGAGAGTCTGGTAAAGAGTCTTTTTTCTTCGTCGGAGAGATTTTGAGGTATACTGATTCCGATCTTTACCAGGAGGTCGCCGCGTTCAGAGGGGTTATTATAATTTTTCATTCCAAGACCTTTGAGGCGCAGTGTTGTACCGGGCTGGCTTCCGGCAGGGATAGAAACGTTTACTACCTTGCCGTCGATTGTTCTGATAGACTCCTTCCCGCCGAGGACGATAGTATAGAGGTCGACTTTTGCCGTCATTTTGAGGTTATCGCCGTCGCGTTCAAAGACCGGATGTTTAGTGATGTGGAGTGTAAGGTACAGGTCCCCTTTTTCGCCGCCGCCGGGTGCAGGGGCGCCCTGGTTTTTAAGGCGGAGTTTCTGGCCGTCCTTCATACCGGGAGTAATTTTAATGCGTATAGTCCTGCCGTCTATGGTGAATTGTCTTTCAGAGCCGTTAAAAGCCTCCTCGAGAGTAATATTCATGGTTGCTTCATAGTCGCTACCCTTGCGGCTTCTTGAGCGTTGAGTGCGTCTGGAGGAAGTAAAGCCACCGCCAGAGCCGCCGCCCATGAAGGCCTGGAAGAAATCTGAGAATCCGCCGAATCCTGCGCCGCCTCCCTGGCCGCCGAGGTTACTGAAAATGTCCTCAAAGTCGCCCGTAGACTGGTACTCGCGTCCCTGCTGGCTTTGAGCGAAGTTTCTGAACCAGTCGTCGGTTGTTCCGCCGCCGGTGCGCTGGTAGGCGTTGTAATTACTTGAGAGGTTATCGTACTTTTGTCTTTTTTCGGTGTTGCTTAAGACCTCATTGGCCTCAGTAATTTCCTTAAATTTTTCCTCGGCTTCCTTGTTGCCTGGGTTTTTATCGGGATGGTACTGTTTAGCCAGTTTTCTGTAAGCCTTTTTAATTTCATCTGTTGTAGCGTTTTTATCTACGCC containing:
- a CDS encoding amino acid adenylation domain-containing protein; amino-acid sequence: MNYKMKEFPHQNLKSYTFVDILKHHAEHSGNKKIFTFLSEKDTVQESISYAELDRKARLIAACLQSLNMKGERALLLYPPGLEYIAGFFGCLYAGIIAVPAYPPSPAALERSLPRLEVISKDAEASLVLTTEKIKSLMQVYFGRLPQTTLANRAMKKWNESSAAAEISSLSWIATDSLESAECGSYKELHILPGETAFLQYTSGSTGSPKGVIVSHGNLIHNSALIKNAFRVNPDAMEVVLWLPFYHDMGLIGGVLQPVFSGIHASLMSPISFLGWPMKWLQIISSIKDKSVVSGGPNFAYELCMRKLSPEQIDSLNLSRWNIAFTAAEPVRAETIENFSNTFKSAGFRKEAFFPCYGMAETTLMVTGKSYNTPPVIETFDKKSLQGNIPSKNAVNDDSKLKLVGCGKAAGNLGVVIVDPETGRKCPLGEIGEIWISGPSVANGYWKKKDVTDDTFHAFTSDTKEGPFLRSGDLGFMNENGELFVTGRLKDLIIIRGKNYYPQDIELTVEKSHPALRASCVAAFSIEEAAEERLVIVQEISAGEHDLDQIVEKIRGTVNEEHEILAYSIVLIKAKTIAKTSSGKIQRQEIKKQYLSDSLNIIKESKLSGISVINNCYNEEEALDLASNIKDNPDINNIGRWLLNSLSSIMKIELQNISPGRSISSFGMDSLMMVELKNDIEAKLGINISLSEIFQNSTFSKLSYKILEQMSNKSNPAAQIIPLMEKREESILSYGQKSLWFMQQLEPGNAAYNVFFAARIQSGLDVDALKKSFDFIIERHSSLRTLYIHDSKEPLQKIQVGGLNYFTKVDARQWNENELKEKIIIQAHTPFDLSLGPVFKVHLFETKDNEHILLMNFHHIAVDLWSIVIMLSDLRMIYPAIKRGEKPELEHIDLQYTDFANWQKTFLEGPEGRKSLDFWKHQLSGTLPVLNLPVDKARPPIKTYNGAVLSFQINNKITNRLKTIVRDENSTLYIVLLAAFNILLSKYTHQDEIILGSPAAGRNHSELENIVGYFVNSMVIRSRINEGTSFKEYLHNLRKVVLEALDHQDYPFSLLVEKMQHYRGASRSPFFDVMFVLERPHLLKELGLAGFILSDSGAKINIGGLKMESYYIEQKVAQFDLTLSIVEKADSLSASFQFNTDLFGKSTIRQMAEHFQHLLTEIAENPAKRINEISLISKTERNALVNMWNSANNNFHEKLLIHELFEERVKINPGAVAVAINGKEITYSRLNCLADKIKRRLEMINLPAETPVGIYSRRSIDVIAGILGIFKAGCSYIPLDPEYPDERINYMIRNARVSVALTQADLAGRIAEKNLKAVIMDEINDDCTSGPVRAVKPESTAYVIYTSGSTGRPKGVMVSHQALANHCLNIINSYKTSEKDRVLEFSSMNFDASLEQIFTTLISGAALILKDEELLSPHKFLEMLNSSAVTVLNLPPSYFEQLVNEWTKFEHLNFHHLRLVIIGGDVAYFDTVKKWFSLNTTGIRLLNAYGPTETTITSVTCEIEPEIIRDRERSIPIGKPQANRTAYILDQQGNLAPRGVVGELHIGGGCLARGYLGKPDLTAERFIPDPFSKIEGQRLYRTGDLARYLGDGNLEFIGRVDHQVKIRGFRVELGEVESVLRSHPSVEEAVAVLHQSAGGDKSIAAYIVTEEKYDVNELKNYLRQQLPDFLIPAFFVKMDKLPLTPAGKIDRAALPALQKDFLNKGESFVAPRTPIEKNIAGIISEVLGHSSVGLYDNFFEMGGHSLLAIKTLSRINSSYQTELTVRQMFENPTVAGLAEAIVGSQLETDQKELNEMLSTIENLSDDEVRKLLDE
- a CDS encoding response regulator transcription factor; protein product: MKKILLIESDAGYCNYIRELLEDFGYKASTAENGREIIKIARLIMPDLIICSTEISEPDGYSVFEELNRYPETAAIPFIFFASGKSGLEEFRRAMDLGVDDFLIKPVRSGHLLKIIETRLKKVDRILEKQENSSKRNNSKNNSFRKLSSDDRLFLMVGNHPEIIKISNIVFITAAEEYSNVYTTDARHLLVQKLLKEWEKTLPPKVFLRIHRSTIINLDFVKKVEKWFNHSFRVYLQDVSEPFIISRRYSTKLRALLNTSKK
- a CDS encoding J domain-containing protein; translated protein: MEFKNYYEILGVDKNATTDEIKKAYRKLAKQYHPDKNPGNKEAEEKFKEITEANEVLSNTEKRQKYDNLSSNYNAYQRTGGGTTDDWFRNFAQSQQGREYQSTGDFEDIFSNLGGQGGGAGFGGFSDFFQAFMGGGSGGGFTSSRRTQRSRSRKGSDYEATMNITLEEAFNGSERQFTIDGRTIRIKITPGMKDGQKLRLKNQGAPAPGGGEKGDLYLTLHITKHPVFERDGDNLKMTAKVDLYTIVLGGKESIRTIDGKVVNVSIPAGSQPGTTLRLKGLGMKNYNNPSERGDLLVKIGISIPQNLSDEEKRLFTRLSELRR